The Litorilinea aerophila genome includes a window with the following:
- a CDS encoding Gfo/Idh/MocA family protein produces the protein MSEQIRWGILGTGNIARKFAQGLQALEDAALVAVGSRSQESADRFGDQFQVPRRHASYEELVADPEVDVIYIATPHSLHKENMRLCLEAGKAVLCEKPFTINAREAREAIELARTRGLFLMEAMWTRYIPLMVELRRMLADGVIGPVRMITADFGYRARFNPQSRAFDPALGGGGLLDVGVYPISLASMILGTPDRIASLAEIGQTGVDEQAGMVLGYPGGELAVLHTAVRTTTPQEATIMGTDGWIRIHPRWWIPDTMTIHPAGGEPQTIQVPFTGNGYNYEAAEVHRCLRAGLLESEIMPLDETLAIMETMDRIRAQWGMKYPME, from the coding sequence ATGAGCGAGCAGATTCGTTGGGGTATTCTGGGCACAGGCAACATCGCCCGGAAGTTCGCCCAGGGGCTTCAGGCGTTGGAGGACGCGGCCCTGGTGGCCGTGGGCTCCCGCAGCCAGGAGAGCGCCGACCGCTTTGGCGACCAGTTCCAGGTGCCCCGCCGCCATGCCAGCTACGAGGAGCTGGTGGCCGATCCCGAGGTGGATGTCATCTACATCGCCACGCCCCATTCCCTCCACAAAGAAAACATGCGCCTGTGCCTGGAAGCGGGCAAGGCAGTCCTCTGCGAGAAGCCCTTCACCATCAACGCCCGGGAAGCCCGGGAGGCCATCGAGCTGGCCCGAACCCGAGGCCTGTTTTTGATGGAGGCCATGTGGACCCGCTACATTCCCCTCATGGTCGAGCTGCGCCGCATGCTGGCCGACGGGGTGATCGGACCTGTGCGCATGATCACCGCGGACTTTGGCTACCGGGCCCGCTTCAATCCCCAGAGCCGCGCCTTTGACCCCGCGCTGGGCGGCGGCGGCCTGCTGGACGTGGGCGTCTACCCCATCTCCCTGGCCTCCATGATCCTGGGCACCCCCGACCGCATCGCCAGCCTGGCGGAAATCGGCCAGACGGGTGTGGACGAACAGGCCGGCATGGTCCTGGGGTATCCCGGCGGCGAGCTGGCTGTCCTGCACACCGCGGTGCGTACCACCACACCCCAGGAGGCCACCATCATGGGGACGGACGGCTGGATCCGCATTCACCCCCGCTGGTGGATTCCGGACACCATGACCATCCATCCGGCCGGCGGGGAGCCCCAAACCATCCAGGTGCCCTTCACCGGCAACGGCTACAACTACGAGGCCGCCGAGGTCCACCGTTGCCTGCGGGCAGGTCTCCTGGAAAGCGAGATCATGCCCCTGGATGAAACCCTGGCCATCATGGAGACCATGGACCGCATCCGGGCCCAGTGGGGCATGAAGTATCCCATGGAGTGA
- the mltG gene encoding endolytic transglycosylase MltG, with amino-acid sequence MNLSALLRPIARLSWLLLAVTVLAGCSRGGEAMLRAYLRANQSQVSQPYSVDSRPVRFVVEPGTPARVIGQNLREAGLIGDELLFEAYVRVNGLADQLEAGTFILAPSMTLEEIVAILQHAEAASVTITIPEGWRLEQVADYLAAAQLFGDNIQEAERYRQLAATGDLSTLDASRYPFLQGRPAGASLEGYLFPNTYEIPAVDGRAEDLLIRQLDTFAAQVVPAYEEAVAAGATDLALYEVLTLASIVEREAVVPAERPAIAGVYLNRLAAGMKLEADPTVQYAMGYQPETGQWWKTPVFLEEYAGVDSPYNTYLYEGLPPGPIASPGLDSVRAVLYPEAHDYLYFVALPDGSGRHVFANTFEEHAENVRRYLGLP; translated from the coding sequence ATGAACCTGTCTGCCCTGTTGCGCCCCATCGCCCGTCTGTCCTGGCTTCTTCTGGCGGTGACCGTCCTCGCCGGGTGTAGCCGCGGGGGCGAGGCCATGTTGCGCGCCTACCTCCGCGCCAACCAAAGCCAGGTTTCCCAGCCCTACAGCGTGGACTCCCGGCCTGTCCGCTTCGTGGTGGAGCCGGGCACACCGGCCCGGGTCATCGGCCAGAACCTGCGAGAGGCAGGCCTGATCGGCGACGAGCTGCTCTTCGAGGCCTACGTGCGGGTGAACGGCCTGGCCGATCAGTTGGAGGCGGGCACCTTCATCCTGGCGCCCTCCATGACCCTGGAGGAGATCGTGGCCATCCTGCAGCACGCCGAAGCTGCCAGCGTCACCATCACCATTCCGGAGGGGTGGCGCCTGGAACAGGTGGCCGACTACCTGGCCGCAGCCCAACTGTTCGGCGACAACATCCAGGAGGCAGAACGCTACCGCCAGCTGGCCGCGACCGGCGATCTCTCCACCCTCGACGCCAGCCGCTACCCTTTCCTACAGGGGCGGCCGGCCGGCGCCAGCCTGGAGGGGTATCTCTTCCCCAACACCTACGAGATCCCGGCTGTGGACGGCCGGGCGGAGGACCTGCTCATCCGGCAACTGGATACCTTCGCTGCCCAGGTGGTCCCGGCCTACGAAGAGGCAGTGGCAGCCGGCGCCACGGACCTGGCTCTCTACGAGGTGCTGACCCTGGCCAGCATTGTGGAACGGGAAGCGGTGGTGCCCGCGGAACGCCCGGCCATCGCCGGGGTCTACCTCAACCGGCTGGCCGCGGGGATGAAGCTGGAGGCCGACCCCACGGTGCAATACGCCATGGGCTACCAGCCGGAGACCGGCCAGTGGTGGAAAACGCCGGTCTTCCTGGAGGAATACGCCGGCGTGGACAGCCCCTACAATACCTATCTCTACGAGGGGCTGCCGCCCGGCCCCATTGCCAGCCCTGGCCTGGACAGCGTTCGGGCCGTGCTCTACCCGGAAGCGCATGACTACCTCTATTTCGTCGCCCTGCCGGACGGGAGCGGACGCCATGTCTTCGCCAACACCTTTGAAGAGCACGCGGAAAATGTGCGGCGCTACCTGGGCCTGCCTTAA
- a CDS encoding MBL fold metallo-hydrolase, with protein MIHVEHHGPVIAIRMARGFLGRPIDWTTAYWVDGLLIDAGPPCTARQLLRVLNPLHIDSIVVTHAHEDHMGGLPALRARYPHVPIYASRRTVPLLREPSRLAIQLYRRLLWGRPKPVPDVISLDEVDEVLRTPSYCFRVVETPGHSRDHISLYEPTQRWIFSGDAFVGGPERHWPADSDLFAVLSSLRTLASLRPERLFPASGNVRRTPLPELHEKIGLLLQLTRAVARLDAAGMTVPEMVTALFNGESPLRWWTMGHLSAAHLIEACRSYNALMAQDDRPMASRERPRPFNTPSDSSDTSTNPSTDYGDIFRS; from the coding sequence ATGATTCACGTTGAACATCACGGCCCGGTCATTGCCATTCGGATGGCGCGAGGGTTCCTGGGCCGCCCCATCGACTGGACAACCGCCTACTGGGTGGATGGGCTCCTGATCGACGCCGGTCCACCCTGTACGGCGCGCCAGTTGCTCCGGGTGTTGAACCCACTCCACATCGACAGCATTGTCGTCACCCACGCCCACGAGGATCACATGGGGGGCCTGCCGGCACTGCGGGCCCGATACCCCCACGTGCCCATCTATGCCAGCCGGCGCACGGTGCCCCTGCTTCGGGAGCCGTCACGTCTGGCAATACAGCTCTACCGTCGCCTGTTGTGGGGGCGCCCCAAACCGGTCCCGGATGTGATCAGCCTGGACGAAGTGGATGAGGTGCTGCGGACACCCAGCTACTGCTTCCGGGTGGTGGAGACGCCGGGCCACAGCCGGGATCACATCAGCCTGTATGAACCCACCCAGCGCTGGATCTTCAGCGGCGATGCCTTCGTCGGCGGGCCTGAACGCCACTGGCCGGCCGACTCGGATCTGTTCGCCGTGCTCAGCAGCCTGCGTACCCTGGCCAGCCTGCGGCCAGAACGGCTCTTCCCGGCCAGCGGCAATGTACGCCGGACACCGCTGCCGGAACTACACGAAAAGATCGGCCTGCTGCTCCAACTCACCCGGGCCGTCGCCCGGCTGGACGCCGCCGGCATGACCGTACCGGAAATGGTCACGGCCCTCTTCAACGGCGAATCACCCCTGCGCTGGTGGACCATGGGGCACCTCTCCGCGGCACATTTGATCGAGGCCTGCCGCAGCTACAACGCGCTGATGGCCCAGGACGACAGGCCGATGGCCAGCCGGGAAAGGCCGCGCCCCTTCAACACGCCGTCGGACTCCTCCGACACATCCACCAACCCCTCCACCGATTATGGGGACATCTTCCGCTCGTGA
- the lpdA gene encoding dihydrolipoyl dehydrogenase, with protein sequence MSNHNYDYDVIVLGSGPGGYVAAIRAAQLGLKTALVERENLGGVCLNWGCIPTKALIHNAEVLETLHSAKDFGFTFENLTVDFSSAVKRSRDIADRQAKGVNFLMRKNKIDVIEGHGRFVDPHTLHVEPSEFKPEAGERDVTAAHFIVAVGARARGLPGIEIDGERIIQYRDALVMENLPEKLVVVGSGAIGMEFSYLYNTYGVDVTVVEMLDQLLPLEDPEVSAEVQKEFRRKGIKTLVSTRTEGVEITDQGVKVTVRNLKNDEVQELNADKVLMAIGIQPNTDKAGLDAAGVELDQRGYIQIDEVMRTNVPHIYAIGDCTGKLALAHVASAQGIVAAETIAGVETLPIPHEKYIFMPRCTYCQPQVASLGMTEAQAKEAGYQIKVGKFPFMPNGKARALEAKVGFVKIIADAKYGEILGAHLVGPDVTELLPELSLAQFMEITPAEIARTVHAHPTLSEVIMEAAHAVEGHPIHM encoded by the coding sequence ATGAGCAATCACAACTACGATTATGATGTCATCGTATTGGGTAGCGGCCCCGGCGGCTACGTCGCGGCCATCCGGGCTGCCCAGCTGGGCCTGAAGACCGCGCTGGTGGAGCGGGAAAACCTGGGTGGCGTCTGCCTCAACTGGGGCTGCATCCCCACCAAAGCCCTGATCCACAACGCCGAAGTGCTGGAGACCCTCCACAGCGCCAAGGATTTTGGCTTTACCTTCGAGAACCTGACGGTAGACTTTTCCAGCGCGGTGAAACGCAGCCGGGACATCGCCGACCGCCAGGCCAAGGGCGTCAACTTCCTCATGCGCAAGAACAAAATCGACGTCATCGAAGGGCACGGCCGTTTTGTGGATCCCCACACCCTCCACGTGGAGCCGTCGGAGTTCAAGCCCGAGGCCGGTGAACGGGATGTGACCGCCGCCCACTTCATCGTCGCCGTGGGCGCCCGGGCCCGAGGGCTGCCGGGCATCGAAATCGACGGCGAGCGCATCATCCAATACCGGGACGCGCTGGTCATGGAGAACCTGCCCGAGAAGCTGGTGGTGGTGGGCTCCGGCGCCATCGGCATGGAGTTCAGCTACCTCTACAACACCTACGGCGTGGACGTCACCGTGGTGGAGATGCTGGATCAGCTCCTGCCCCTGGAAGACCCGGAGGTCTCTGCCGAGGTCCAGAAGGAATTTCGCCGCAAGGGCATCAAAACCCTGGTGAGCACCCGCACCGAAGGGGTAGAGATCACCGACCAGGGAGTGAAGGTGACCGTCCGCAACCTCAAGAACGACGAGGTCCAGGAACTAAACGCCGACAAGGTGCTCATGGCAATCGGCATCCAGCCCAACACGGACAAGGCTGGCCTGGATGCCGCCGGTGTCGAGCTGGATCAGCGGGGCTACATCCAGATCGACGAGGTGATGCGCACCAACGTCCCCCACATCTACGCCATCGGCGACTGCACGGGCAAGCTGGCCCTGGCCCACGTGGCCAGTGCCCAGGGCATCGTCGCGGCCGAAACCATCGCGGGGGTGGAAACGCTGCCCATCCCCCATGAAAAGTACATCTTCATGCCCCGCTGCACCTACTGCCAGCCCCAGGTGGCCAGCCTGGGCATGACCGAGGCCCAGGCCAAGGAAGCCGGGTACCAGATCAAGGTGGGCAAGTTCCCCTTCATGCCCAACGGCAAGGCCCGGGCCCTGGAAGCCAAGGTGGGCTTTGTCAAGATCATCGCCGACGCCAAATACGGCGAGATCCTGGGCGCACACCTGGTGGGGCCGGACGTGACCGAGCTGTTGCCTGAGCTGAGCCTGGCCCAGTTCATGGAGATCACCCCCGCGGAGATCGCCCGAACCGTCCATGCCCACCCCACCCTGAGCGAGGTGATCATGGAGGCGGCTCACGCGGTAGAAGGCCACCCCATTCACATGTGA
- a CDS encoding NAD-dependent epimerase/dehydratase family protein, with product MRVLITGGAGFIGSHLANQLHRRGHYVRVLDDLSSGDPARLLPGINFNRGDVRDIPKLWSLLQGVDVVYHLAARVSVPASVLYPREYNDVNVGGTVSLLEACRDVGSIRRVILASSATVYGDHEVQPVTESMGTRPAVPYAVSKVAAEHYLFAIGQLSGFETVALRIFNAYGPGQPLPPTHPPVIPQFMHQILGRGSVVIFGDGTQTRDFVYIDDVVEALISAAQAPHVDRQIINVGSGEETSINQLVDYISEITGARANVLYNREGSGGIARLVADVSKARQLLKYRPRTGLRQGLRRLLEEDPLFRPGHRPAPQPSSPSRPLVDPGQSS from the coding sequence ATGCGAGTTCTAATCACCGGCGGTGCCGGTTTCATCGGCTCCCATCTGGCCAACCAGCTCCATCGCCGGGGCCACTACGTGCGGGTGTTGGACGACCTGAGCAGCGGCGACCCGGCCCGCCTGCTGCCCGGCATCAACTTTAACCGGGGCGATGTCCGGGACATTCCCAAGCTCTGGTCCCTGCTCCAGGGCGTAGACGTGGTCTACCACCTGGCCGCCCGGGTCAGCGTGCCCGCGTCCGTCCTCTACCCCCGGGAATATAACGACGTCAACGTGGGCGGTACCGTCTCTCTGCTGGAGGCCTGCCGCGACGTGGGCTCCATCCGGCGGGTGATCCTGGCCAGCAGCGCCACGGTCTACGGCGACCACGAGGTGCAGCCGGTGACTGAATCCATGGGGACCCGGCCGGCTGTGCCCTACGCGGTGAGCAAGGTGGCGGCCGAGCACTACCTCTTCGCCATCGGCCAGCTCAGCGGCTTTGAAACGGTGGCCCTGCGCATCTTCAACGCCTACGGCCCGGGCCAGCCCCTTCCGCCCACCCATCCGCCGGTCATTCCCCAGTTCATGCACCAGATTCTGGGGCGGGGCTCGGTGGTCATCTTCGGAGACGGCACCCAGACTCGGGACTTTGTCTACATTGACGATGTGGTGGAGGCGCTCATCAGCGCAGCCCAGGCCCCCCACGTGGACCGCCAGATCATCAACGTGGGCAGTGGGGAGGAGACCTCCATCAACCAGCTGGTGGACTACATCAGCGAGATCACAGGTGCCCGGGCCAATGTGCTGTACAACCGGGAGGGGTCCGGCGGCATAGCCAGGCTGGTGGCCGACGTCAGCAAGGCCCGGCAGTTGCTCAAATACCGGCCCCGGACGGGGCTGCGACAGGGCCTGCGTCGCCTGCTGGAGGAGGATCCCCTCTTCCGCCCTGGCCACCGCCCTGCACCTCAGCCCTCCTCGCCATCCCGGCCCCTGGTCGATCCGGGTCAGTCGTCATGA
- a CDS encoding APC family permease codes for MTADASPVQLPTRTGKGRFGTFAGVFTPNVLTILGLILFLRTGWVVGQAGLIQALIIVLLANSITLLTGLSLSAIATSMQVRTGGNYYLISRSLGLEIGGAIGIPLYLSQAISVAFYIIGFTESLQAIPFFADYDPRLISTVLVLLFGFIAYIGADFALKIQFVVLAALTGALISFFAGGWDSISPPALGPNYQPGVNFWVAFAVFFPAVTGITVGASMSGDLRDPGKSIPQGTLASILVTAIIYVAVVIWLAVHGTPDELLHDTLIMQRIARWPALIFLGVWAATLSSALGSVMAAPRVLQALALDRVVPAWMGAQLGSPTEPRMAVILTTAIAVAVVWSGDLDFVAPVISMFFLNTYGMTNLAAGIEKLVGNPSYRPRFNIHWAASLLGALGCYGAMFLIHAPATLIAIVISYGIFFLLEQRSLTRTWGDLRSGFWFTLARYALLHLENVPWHVKNWRPNILVFTGQPHNRENLVRMAEWLTSGRGIVTFTQLLVGDVHKLSQANLREAAQKHIREYIQSRRMTAFAEADIVQDFLSGALAVAQAHGVGGLEPNTVLLGWSRTAEGRMAQMKLLRDLASLGKSVLFLHCRDGHDFGRRAVIDVWWRGRGGNADLMLLFAHLITQHRAWANARIRLLRVIDGEEGRTQTQLHMTQILEEVRVVAEPVVIVRTCPSQPIAEILAEQSRETDLTFLGLQLPEPPQDSAYSETLDSLVQQVGSIVLVRSANAEDVLDVG; via the coding sequence ATGACCGCTGACGCGAGCCCTGTCCAGCTTCCTACCCGTACCGGCAAGGGACGTTTCGGCACCTTTGCCGGCGTCTTCACCCCCAACGTCCTCACCATCCTGGGGCTGATCCTCTTCTTGCGGACAGGCTGGGTGGTGGGCCAGGCCGGCCTGATCCAGGCGCTGATCATCGTGTTGCTGGCCAACAGCATCACGCTGTTGACCGGCCTCTCCCTGTCGGCCATCGCCACCAGCATGCAGGTGCGCACCGGAGGCAACTACTACCTGATCTCCCGCTCCCTGGGGCTGGAAATCGGCGGCGCCATCGGCATTCCCCTCTATCTCTCCCAGGCCATCTCCGTGGCATTCTACATCATCGGGTTTACCGAATCTTTGCAGGCCATCCCCTTTTTCGCGGACTACGATCCCCGCCTGATCTCCACGGTTTTGGTCCTGCTCTTCGGTTTCATCGCCTATATCGGCGCCGACTTCGCCTTAAAAATTCAGTTTGTGGTACTGGCCGCCCTCACAGGCGCGCTGATCTCCTTCTTCGCGGGCGGGTGGGACAGCATCTCGCCGCCGGCCCTGGGCCCCAACTACCAGCCCGGCGTCAACTTCTGGGTGGCCTTCGCCGTCTTCTTCCCCGCGGTGACCGGCATCACCGTGGGCGCCAGCATGTCCGGCGACCTGCGGGACCCGGGCAAGAGCATTCCCCAGGGTACCCTGGCCTCCATCCTGGTCACCGCCATCATCTACGTGGCCGTGGTCATCTGGCTGGCCGTCCACGGGACGCCCGATGAACTCCTCCACGACACCCTGATCATGCAGCGCATCGCCCGTTGGCCGGCCCTCATCTTCCTGGGCGTCTGGGCGGCCACCCTCTCCTCCGCGCTGGGCAGCGTCATGGCCGCGCCCCGGGTGCTCCAGGCCCTGGCCCTGGACCGGGTGGTGCCCGCCTGGATGGGCGCCCAACTGGGCAGCCCCACCGAGCCCCGCATGGCCGTGATCCTGACCACGGCCATCGCCGTGGCGGTGGTCTGGTCCGGCGACCTGGACTTCGTGGCGCCGGTCATCAGCATGTTCTTCCTGAACACCTACGGCATGACAAACCTGGCCGCGGGCATCGAGAAACTGGTGGGGAACCCCAGCTATCGGCCCCGCTTCAACATCCACTGGGCGGCCTCTCTGTTGGGGGCGCTGGGCTGCTACGGAGCCATGTTCCTGATCCACGCGCCGGCCACGCTGATCGCCATCGTCATCAGCTACGGCATCTTTTTCCTGCTGGAGCAGCGCTCCCTCACCCGCACCTGGGGAGACCTCCGCAGCGGGTTCTGGTTTACCCTGGCCCGCTACGCGCTCCTTCACCTGGAAAATGTGCCCTGGCATGTGAAGAACTGGCGCCCCAACATCCTGGTCTTCACAGGCCAGCCCCACAACCGGGAGAACCTGGTGCGTATGGCTGAGTGGTTGACCTCCGGCCGGGGGATCGTGACCTTCACCCAGCTGCTGGTGGGCGACGTGCACAAGCTCAGCCAGGCCAACCTGCGGGAAGCCGCACAGAAGCACATCCGAGAGTACATCCAATCCCGACGCATGACCGCTTTTGCGGAAGCGGATATCGTTCAGGACTTTCTCAGTGGCGCGCTGGCCGTGGCCCAGGCCCACGGCGTGGGCGGCCTGGAGCCCAACACCGTCCTGCTGGGCTGGAGCCGCACAGCAGAAGGACGCATGGCCCAGATGAAACTGCTCCGGGATCTGGCCAGCCTGGGCAAGTCCGTCCTCTTCCTCCACTGTCGGGACGGCCACGACTTTGGACGCCGGGCCGTTATCGACGTCTGGTGGCGCGGGCGCGGCGGCAACGCGGATCTGATGCTCCTCTTCGCCCACCTCATCACCCAACATCGAGCCTGGGCCAACGCCCGCATCCGCCTGTTGCGGGTCATCGACGGAGAAGAAGGCCGGACCCAGACCCAACTCCACATGACCCAAATCCTGGAAGAGGTGCGAGTGGTGGCCGAGCCCGTGGTGATCGTGCGCACCTGCCCAAGCCAGCCCATCGCCGAGATCCTGGCCGAGCAAAGCCGGGAGACCGATCTGACCTTCCTGGGGCTGCAGCTCCCAGAACCACCCCAGGACAGCGCCTACAGCGAAACACTGGACTCCCTGGTCCAGCAGGTGGGTTCCATCGTCCTGGTACGCAGCGCCAACGCCGAAGACGTGCTGGACGTGGGCTGA
- a CDS encoding acyl-CoA thioesterase produces MDKQTDPRWQQAKASLEIPVRFAETDLMGVVHHAAYIVWFEAGRVAWMEAAGMPYTEIAATGHHFAVTGIHAEYRAAAHFGDTVRVTTWLAGLRSRFVRFEYAIHNTADETLLATGSSEHICVDLDGRMAKIPPQVVERLQAGAQRLAALARQEE; encoded by the coding sequence ATGGACAAACAGACCGACCCACGCTGGCAGCAGGCGAAGGCCAGCCTGGAGATTCCGGTACGCTTTGCAGAGACGGACCTGATGGGGGTCGTGCACCACGCGGCCTACATCGTCTGGTTCGAGGCAGGTCGGGTGGCCTGGATGGAGGCCGCCGGCATGCCCTACACGGAGATCGCGGCCACAGGCCACCATTTCGCCGTCACCGGCATCCACGCGGAGTATCGGGCCGCCGCCCACTTTGGCGACACTGTCCGGGTGACCACCTGGCTGGCCGGCCTGCGCAGCCGCTTTGTCCGCTTCGAATACGCCATCCACAACACGGCGGACGAGACCCTGCTGGCCACGGGCAGCAGCGAACACATTTGCGTGGACCTGGACGGGCGCATGGCCAAAATTCCGCCCCAGGTGGTGGAACGTCTGCAGGCTGGCGCCCAGCGCCTGGCGGCCCTGGCCCGGCAGGAAGAATGA
- a CDS encoding dihydrolipoamide acetyltransferase family protein — MPTPVKMPQLGESVVEGTVARWLKAPGEPVARLEPLLEITTDKIDTEVPAPAEGVLLAVQVPAGQTVAAGTILGYIGAPDEKVPEQAAGDPARPEPSASVEVASSPGDAPPGRPAEKPSGRAFISPVVARMADEHGLDLAEIPGSGLGGRITKQDVLRFLAARRAAAPVSPAMPAGPSPLPPQADEVLMPLTAMRRAIARHMVQSKQTSPHVTTIFEADMTAVVRHREAHRAQYAARGLRLTFTPYFVAAAARALKAVPEVNARFQEGDPGGIILCRRVHIGVAVALDDGLIVPVIRDADEKSLQGLARAVAELADQARAGTLPPDATRGGTFTITNHGVSGSLIGTPIINQPQAGILGIGAIVKRPVVRSGNDSLLPSADDAIVIRPMCYLSFTFDHRILDGAQADRFVAIIKETLEEWPLELA, encoded by the coding sequence ATGCCAACACCCGTCAAGATGCCCCAACTGGGGGAAAGCGTCGTGGAAGGCACAGTCGCCCGCTGGCTGAAAGCCCCCGGCGAGCCGGTGGCCCGGCTGGAACCCCTGTTGGAGATTACCACCGATAAGATCGACACGGAGGTGCCAGCCCCGGCGGAAGGGGTCCTCCTGGCGGTCCAGGTGCCGGCCGGCCAGACCGTAGCCGCCGGCACCATCCTGGGCTATATCGGCGCGCCCGACGAGAAAGTGCCAGAGCAGGCAGCCGGGGATCCCGCCCGCCCGGAACCGTCGGCGTCGGTCGAAGTGGCCAGCTCCCCCGGCGACGCCCCACCCGGGCGACCGGCGGAGAAGCCCAGTGGCCGGGCCTTCATCAGCCCGGTGGTGGCCCGTATGGCCGACGAACATGGGCTGGACCTGGCCGAGATCCCCGGTTCCGGCCTGGGGGGGCGCATCACCAAGCAGGACGTCCTGCGTTTCCTGGCGGCGCGGCGGGCCGCCGCGCCTGTGTCGCCGGCCATGCCCGCGGGGCCTTCGCCCCTTCCGCCCCAGGCCGACGAAGTACTCATGCCCCTCACGGCCATGCGACGCGCCATCGCCCGCCACATGGTGCAGAGCAAGCAGACCAGCCCCCATGTGACCACCATCTTCGAAGCCGATATGACCGCGGTGGTGCGCCACCGGGAGGCCCATCGGGCCCAGTATGCGGCCAGAGGCCTGCGTTTGACCTTCACGCCCTATTTTGTGGCCGCCGCCGCCCGGGCGCTGAAGGCCGTGCCCGAGGTGAACGCCCGCTTCCAGGAGGGCGACCCGGGCGGCATCATCCTGTGCCGTCGGGTCCACATTGGCGTGGCGGTGGCCCTGGACGATGGCCTCATCGTTCCCGTCATTCGAGACGCGGATGAAAAAAGCCTGCAAGGGTTGGCCCGGGCGGTGGCCGAGCTGGCCGACCAGGCCCGCGCGGGGACCCTCCCACCGGACGCCACCCGAGGCGGCACCTTCACCATCACCAACCATGGGGTTTCCGGCAGCCTCATCGGCACGCCCATCATCAACCAGCCCCAGGCCGGCATCCTGGGCATCGGCGCCATTGTCAAGCGACCCGTGGTGCGCAGCGGCAACGATTCGCTGCTGCCCAGCGCCGACGATGCCATCGTCATCCGCCCCATGTGTTACCTCAGCTTCACCTTCGATCATCGGATCCTGGACGGCGCCCAGGCGGACCGGTTTGTGGCGATCATCAAGGAGACGCTGGAGGAGTGGCCCCTGGAACTGGCATAA